The sequence CTTTCCTATCCTTCTGCTGTCCTTTCTGCCTGTTGAATTTCTTCTGTTGTCTACGTTTGTTGGCATTTAGATTTTGCCTTTGTGTCCTTTTCCCCGTCTCCGAttcttctcgctttttctcttgcCTGTTGTTTCTCTTGTTCATATTTTTCACTTGCTTTGgtgatctccctttctctcccctttcgctctcATTGTCACCAATTCCGTTCTTCGCGTATTTAGCTCCCTTCACATTTAACATTGgcttattgttttctttgttggtttGTTCTTTCTTCATGTTTCGTTTACCCGTTTTGACATCCCTCTCGTACCTGTCAAGGGATATGTCTTCGGCTGTCAAGTCTGGGGCGCCTTGGTCCTGCCTCTCATTTTGGTCAACCTGTGCAAGCGGAAAAGGTTGCTTTATCGTTACCtgtttttctatccttctctctctctctctctctctctctctctctctctttcttctctctctctctctctctctctctctctctctctctctctctctctctctcccctctttctctcttccacattttccttttcctttcccaccttttttttttcccttacttacCTTTTGATAAGCACCCACTGCTAGAGCTACCAGCAGCAGCAGTAGAAACAGCCGCATCTTCGAGCCTGAAAGAGGTGGTTTTCAGAGgattaaaaacacatttatattagTATCAAGTATCTATCCTTCTACTTATTTGctctttgtatacatatatacatacatacatatatatgtatatatatatgtatgtacgtatacacccTTTTAAATTGCAAACATCACTGCTgtttgaaaactgaaaaaaataggtAATGTAACCAAGATACAGGCCATATATAGGATTTTAGGAAGTAGAATATTGGTCATTACCATAAAACGTAGCAAAGATTTATGTAAATTGTTATCGAAAGTTACTAATATCTGACCCAGATCTTTTCGACGAAGAGTTGATCTTAATGTGATAAGGTTTTATAATGTCTTACGCCATATATTCCTTTCATCATTTAAAGAAATCTAAAGTTGGTTTTCTTCATGTATCTTTTTCGATGGAGAATACATATCAAGGCCAATCATGTCCTACTTCACTGGCAAAGAAACCGGCTTTGGCTCCTCATTTAACCTTACCATTATCGTTATGTTCTTTCATAGCATTGAACACACGTCCCATAACAACAAAATGACAGACAACGTATGATATATCTATTCAGCCTTTactgtgttttatcttttttgatcCGTCTTTTTATCGTTTTCAGAGACCGTATCATAATAATGGACTTTGCAGTTCATAGATGACAAATGACAGACATTTTATACAATActtcaaaagagagaaaagagatacagTCTACAATAACTCATCTACCGCAGTCACACCATGTATTTGTGACATACCGACACACTAATATAAGTGCGGCATAATTGCTATATCTATTCTCGTTTCTATTACCCGAGAATTCAGACTTTACGGCCTgtacagaaacagataaacattTTTATTGCGAGGGGATGTGATGACTGTATTACTTAAATGACAATTTCATTTTGTATAATGCGTGATGAGTAAAACATGCTTAATatcctgttttcttctcctttaatgCATGATATGAGAAACTGTGTAAAACTTTGGTTTATTCTGGCAGTCCGGGTCCAAGGTTTCAGACTGCTGATGAAAACCAGTCGATTGTCATTGTCTATTCAATTCACTCATTTTCGAGAGGAACGTCCTAATGCTTCTCGACCCAGTGAAGAATAAAATTTGCGAAAGCCACATTGATAAGATATCAAGTCTCAATGGTGCCCTGCgtattaaaagaacaaaaatcttATAAAACTGACAGGGATTGTGGAACACGAAACCATCAAACTATGcattagacagataaataatggAATGTGtgtattgtgcacacacacacacacacacacacacacacacacacacacacacacaacacacacacacaccacacactcactcactcactcactcacactcacacacacatatgcgcgcgcgcacacacacacttcacgcacacaaaataaacacagacGTGCACATATatgagcatacatacatatatgtgtgtgtgtttgtgtgtatgtatgcaaattctGAACACCTTATCGcgtgaaatatatacacacacacacgcgtatatatacatacatatacatatatacatacatacatatatatatatatatatatatatatatatatatatatatatataatatacatatatgtatatatataatatatatattatatatatatgatatgtatacatatatgtataatattatgcccacacgcacgcccgcgcgcacacatacacatacacacacacacacacacaatcatatatatattatatatatatatatatatattaatatatatatatatgtatatatatatatatatatatatgtatatatattatatatcatagtatatatatatatataaatatatatatatatatatatataatatatatatatatatatatatatatatatatatatatatatatgtatagacacacacacacacacagacacatgtatgtatatgttaaccGACACACTAGATCATTCTGAGAAACAAGAAGAGCCCTGTGAGCATTACTGTGCGAACCCTCACTCACGTTGCCTTCCAAAACTTGCCGGGCTGTGGTAATCTCTCTCGGGGTCTCAAAATAAAAATGACGCAGAGAACG comes from Penaeus monodon isolate SGIC_2016 unplaced genomic scaffold, NSTDA_Pmon_1 PmonScaffold_17817, whole genome shotgun sequence and encodes:
- the LOC119569671 gene encoding U1 small nuclear ribonucleoprotein 70 kDa-like — translated: MRLFLLLLLVALAVGAYQKVDQNERQDQGAPDLTAEDISLDRYERDVKTGKRNMKKEQTNKENNKPMLNVKGAKYAKNGIGDNESERGEKGRSPKQVKNMNKRNNRQEKKREESETGKRTQRQNLNANKRRQQKKFNRQKGQQKDRKEDKESKEVKKTSKNKDTKEDEKENKDKGDKDDDKDEENGKNGSGNRKSKKDQSMKHDKDEKRRKNQNKDRDNQKDRKNQNKDRNNQKDRKNQNKDRDNQKDRQNQNKDRKNQNKDRENNNKDRKNQNKDRENNNKDRKNQKR